A region of Streptomyces paludis DNA encodes the following proteins:
- a CDS encoding flotillin family protein, with product MDAISLGIGVLIAVVLLIAIATFLLISRLFRKVEQGRALIISKTKKVDVTFTGAVVLPVLHKAEYMDISVKIIEIRRTGREGLICQDNIRADIHISFFVRVNKTVEDVIKVAQAIGTERASDKVAIQEFFAAKFSEALKTVGKQLDFVDLYTKREEFRDRIIRVIGTDLNGYHLDDAAIDFLEQTPMTQLDGANILDAQGIRKITELTAVEHVRTNEFQRTEQKEITRQNVDARETILELERRQAEAEIKQRREVETLRAREEAATAKVQEEERLGAQTAFLRTEEQLGIQRENQAREIAVAQKNRERVIAIENERIEKDRLLEVIGRERETEMSRMSKDKEVEAERREVADVIRERIAVDRTVAEQEESIKKLRIVEEAERTRQAVIIGAEAEAQEKLVKDIKAAEAAEASAKHLAAEQLTLAEARLKSADLDSRAKLRLAEGIQAEAAAAGLAEAQVREREADVIEKAGRATAEATEARLRAEAEGARLKALAVAEGTQAQATADAAVIGEKLKAEAAGLTEKAAAMAALDEASRTHEEYRLRLEAEKEIRLAGLDVQRQVAEAQATVLATGLENADINIVGGESVFFDRLVSSISLGKSVDGFMAHSETAQALAKPWLDGSASLPEDLKQILGSVSTGDVQNLTVSALLMKLMKSGVAGSTQLDQLLEQADRLGLADTPIAALNTTLNGAAAGAGRGKA from the coding sequence ATGGATGCCATCTCTCTGGGCATCGGCGTGCTGATCGCCGTTGTCCTGCTCATCGCCATCGCAACGTTTCTGCTGATCAGCCGGTTGTTCCGCAAGGTGGAGCAGGGCCGGGCGCTGATCATCTCCAAGACCAAGAAGGTGGATGTCACCTTCACGGGCGCCGTCGTGCTGCCGGTCCTGCACAAGGCCGAGTACATGGACATCTCGGTGAAGATCATCGAGATCCGCCGGACCGGCCGGGAAGGGCTGATCTGCCAGGACAACATCCGCGCCGACATCCACATCTCATTCTTCGTCCGCGTCAACAAGACCGTCGAGGACGTCATCAAGGTCGCCCAGGCGATCGGCACGGAGCGCGCCAGCGACAAGGTCGCCATCCAGGAGTTCTTCGCGGCGAAGTTCTCCGAGGCGCTCAAGACCGTCGGCAAGCAGCTCGACTTCGTCGACCTCTACACCAAGCGCGAGGAGTTCCGCGACCGGATCATCCGGGTCATCGGTACGGACCTCAACGGCTACCACCTCGACGACGCGGCCATCGACTTCCTTGAGCAGACCCCGATGACCCAGCTCGACGGCGCCAACATCCTCGACGCCCAGGGCATCCGCAAGATCACCGAGCTGACGGCGGTCGAGCACGTCCGTACGAACGAGTTCCAGCGCACCGAGCAGAAGGAGATCACCCGGCAGAACGTCGACGCCCGGGAGACCATCCTGGAGCTGGAGCGCCGCCAGGCCGAGGCTGAGATCAAGCAGCGCCGCGAGGTCGAGACGCTGCGGGCGCGGGAGGAGGCGGCGACCGCCAAGGTGCAGGAGGAGGAGCGGCTCGGTGCGCAGACCGCGTTCCTCCGTACGGAAGAGCAGCTCGGCATCCAGCGGGAGAACCAGGCCCGCGAGATCGCGGTGGCGCAGAAGAACCGCGAGCGGGTCATCGCCATCGAGAACGAGCGGATCGAGAAGGACCGGCTGCTGGAGGTCATCGGGCGCGAGCGCGAGACCGAGATGAGCCGGATGTCCAAGGACAAGGAGGTCGAGGCGGAGCGCCGCGAGGTCGCGGATGTCATCCGCGAGCGGATCGCCGTGGACCGTACGGTCGCGGAGCAGGAGGAGTCCATCAAGAAGCTCCGTATCGTCGAGGAGGCCGAGCGCACCCGCCAGGCCGTGATCATCGGCGCCGAGGCGGAGGCGCAGGAGAAGCTGGTCAAGGACATCAAGGCGGCCGAGGCGGCGGAGGCATCGGCCAAGCACCTCGCGGCCGAGCAACTGACGCTCGCCGAGGCCCGGTTGAAGTCCGCGGACCTCGACTCGCGCGCCAAGCTGCGGCTCGCGGAGGGCATCCAGGCCGAGGCCGCCGCCGCCGGACTCGCGGAGGCACAGGTCCGCGAGCGGGAGGCGGATGTCATCGAGAAGGCCGGCCGTGCCACCGCCGAGGCGACCGAGGCGCGGCTGCGGGCCGAGGCCGAGGGCGCGCGGCTCAAGGCGCTCGCGGTCGCGGAGGGTACGCAGGCGCAGGCCACGGCGGACGCCGCGGTCATCGGCGAGAAGCTGAAGGCCGAGGCGGCGGGGCTGACCGAGAAGGCCGCGGCGATGGCCGCGCTGGACGAGGCGTCCCGTACGCACGAGGAGTACCGGCTGCGGCTCGAAGCGGAGAAGGAGATCCGGCTCGCCGGTCTCGATGTGCAGCGGCAGGTGGCGGAGGCGCAGGCCACGGTGCTCGCCACCGGTCTGGAGAACGCCGACATCAACATCGTCGGCGGGGAGTCCGTCTTCTTCGACCGGCTGGTGTCGTCCATCTCGCTCGGCAAGAGCGTCGACGGCTTCATGGCCCACTCGGAGACGGCGCAGGCGCTGGCGAAGCCGTGGCTGGACGGTTCGGCCAGTCTGCCGGAAGACCTGAAGCAGATCCTCGGCTCGGTCTCGACGGGCGATGTGCAGAACCTGACGGTGTCGGCGCTGCTGATGAAGCTGATGAAGTCCGGGGTCGCGGGGTCCACGCAGCTGGATCAGCTGCTGGAGCAGGCGGACCGGCTGGGACTCGCGGACACACCGATCGCCGCGCTGAACACCACGCTGAACGGCGCGGCGGCGGGGGCGGGCCGCGGTAAAGCCTGA
- a CDS encoding MFS transporter, translated as MPSPDAALAPREQSRRLAMIGGSLGNLVEWYDWFVYASFALYFAGNFFPNDNPTAQLMNTAGIFAVGFLMRPVGGWLLGRAADRHGRKSALTLTVTLMSAAALLIALAPTYGQAGYLGAGVLLVARLLQGLSIGGEYAASATYLTEAADRNKRGLGSSYQYVSMTAGQLLGLGMLIVMQRTLTTEQISTWGWRVPFLLGAVFAVVVFWLRRRLHETEAFAEQQRADAGRQAGAGERGTMKALWEHRREALLVIALTLGGTLAYYTYTTYLTKYLIGSAGMHKNTATLVSFTALTLYACLQPLFGMLSDRVGRRPLLIGFGVGCAVGTYPIMTALGGVTSFWPALGLSVLALTIVSGYTSISAVVKAELFPTRVRALGVALPYAIANALFGGTAEYVALWFKDGGHETYFFWYVSGCALISLVAYVLMPDTRAAAMSRREAEDDDRGVRGPDRRPLPLDAADAADAADTSGAAGAAGTAGTAGTA; from the coding sequence ATGCCGTCCCCCGATGCCGCCCTCGCTCCGCGCGAGCAGAGCCGGCGGCTCGCCATGATCGGTGGATCGCTCGGCAATCTCGTCGAGTGGTACGACTGGTTCGTTTACGCCAGCTTCGCCCTCTACTTCGCCGGCAACTTCTTCCCCAACGACAACCCCACCGCCCAACTCATGAACACCGCCGGCATCTTCGCCGTCGGCTTCCTGATGCGCCCCGTCGGCGGCTGGCTGCTCGGGCGGGCCGCCGACCGGCACGGGCGCAAGAGCGCGCTCACCCTCACCGTCACCCTGATGTCCGCGGCGGCCCTGCTGATCGCGCTCGCGCCGACGTACGGGCAGGCCGGCTATCTCGGCGCGGGGGTGCTGCTGGTCGCGCGGCTGCTCCAGGGGCTGAGCATCGGCGGGGAGTACGCGGCGAGCGCCACGTATCTGACGGAGGCCGCCGACCGTAACAAGCGCGGGCTCGGCTCCTCGTACCAGTATGTGTCCATGACGGCCGGGCAGTTGCTCGGCCTCGGGATGCTGATCGTCATGCAGCGCACGCTCACCACCGAGCAGATCTCCACCTGGGGCTGGCGCGTGCCGTTCCTGCTCGGCGCGGTGTTCGCCGTGGTCGTGTTCTGGCTGCGGCGCCGGCTGCACGAGACGGAGGCGTTCGCCGAGCAGCAGCGGGCCGACGCGGGCCGCCAGGCCGGTGCCGGGGAGCGCGGCACCATGAAGGCGCTCTGGGAGCACCGCCGCGAGGCCCTGCTCGTCATCGCGCTGACCCTCGGCGGCACGCTCGCGTACTACACGTACACCACCTATCTGACCAAGTACCTGATCGGCAGCGCGGGCATGCACAAGAACACCGCCACGCTGGTCAGCTTCACCGCCCTCACCCTTTACGCCTGTCTCCAGCCGCTCTTCGGGATGCTCTCCGACCGGGTGGGGCGGCGGCCGCTGCTGATCGGGTTCGGGGTCGGCTGCGCGGTCGGTACGTATCCGATCATGACGGCGCTGGGCGGTGTCACCTCCTTCTGGCCGGCCCTGGGCCTGTCCGTGCTGGCGCTCACCATCGTCAGCGGCTACACCTCGATCAGCGCGGTCGTGAAGGCCGAGCTGTTCCCGACCCGGGTGCGGGCGCTCGGGGTGGCGCTGCCGTACGCGATCGCCAACGCGCTGTTCGGCGGGACGGCGGAGTATGTGGCGCTGTGGTTCAAGGACGGCGGCCACGAGACGTACTTCTTCTGGTACGTGTCCGGGTGCGCGCTGATCTCGCTGGTGGCGTACGTCCTGATGCCGGACACCCGCGCGGCGGCGATGAGCCGGCGGGAGGCGGAGGACGACGACCGGGGTGTACGGGGGCCGGACCGGCGGCCACTTCCTCTTGATGCGGCTGATGCGGCTGATGCGGCTGATACCTCTGGTGCGGCTGGCGCCGCTGGTACGGCTGGTACCGCTGGTACGGCCTGA
- a CDS encoding glycoside hydrolase family 28 protein, with the protein MPTTPAEPTPSTVPAPAPTKHRRRKITRTKVAVSAALAAGVAGGVLVSANAATTAAAALPASATGDSRTVVEPKVPSTVCKTLTAGLSMTSRKSDAAKEAAPPDTARIQAALDACKQSGTGTVAVKLTASTSTSSSTAAKAAFLTGPVTVPQGVVLLLDTGVTLYGSLNAADYQVTGKPTCGTVTTDSGGCKALITVSGANAGVESVRASGGAQGTIDGRGDMTLYGKSVTWWALATQAKTESRNQNNPRMIQAVKANNFTLYNINLVNSANFHVSFQNATGFTAWGVRIKTPATARNTDGIDPAGATDVTIANSYVMTGDDGVAIKGGSAASKNITVKNSHFYGTHGISIGSETTSGVSNVLVSNNTITGTDTLGNASASSVGLRVKSSAANGGKVSQVTYLSNCITKVKQPLVFDTRYSGGTGSSVPFFTGILVNGVRSTASTANAKSVLTGYDAARPLGLTLANVSLDTTALTASYASVGLYNTNLTPSGTGVTTSTLTGSGTVPTCTFPSYPAL; encoded by the coding sequence ATGCCGACCACCCCCGCCGAGCCCACCCCCTCAACTGTCCCCGCCCCGGCCCCCACCAAGCACCGCCGCCGGAAAATCACCCGAACGAAGGTCGCGGTCAGCGCGGCCCTGGCCGCGGGTGTGGCCGGCGGGGTGCTCGTGAGCGCCAACGCCGCGACCACCGCGGCCGCCGCCCTCCCGGCGTCCGCAACGGGCGACAGCCGTACGGTCGTCGAGCCGAAGGTCCCGTCCACGGTCTGCAAGACGCTGACGGCCGGGCTGAGCATGACCAGCCGCAAGAGCGACGCGGCGAAGGAGGCGGCCCCGCCGGACACCGCCCGGATCCAGGCCGCCCTGGACGCGTGCAAGCAGAGCGGCACGGGCACGGTCGCCGTAAAACTCACCGCGAGCACCAGCACAAGTAGCAGCACCGCCGCCAAGGCCGCGTTCCTCACCGGCCCGGTCACCGTCCCCCAGGGCGTCGTCCTGCTGCTGGACACCGGCGTCACCCTGTACGGCTCGCTCAACGCCGCCGACTACCAGGTCACGGGCAAGCCCACCTGCGGCACCGTCACCACCGACTCCGGTGGCTGCAAGGCGCTGATCACGGTCTCGGGCGCCAACGCGGGCGTCGAGAGCGTACGCGCGAGCGGTGGCGCGCAGGGCACGATCGACGGGCGCGGCGACATGACGCTGTACGGGAAGAGCGTCACGTGGTGGGCGCTGGCCACCCAGGCCAAGACCGAGAGCAGGAACCAGAACAACCCCCGCATGATCCAGGCCGTGAAGGCGAACAACTTCACGCTCTACAACATCAACCTGGTCAACTCGGCGAACTTCCATGTCTCGTTCCAGAACGCCACCGGCTTCACCGCCTGGGGCGTACGCATCAAGACGCCCGCCACCGCCCGTAACACCGACGGCATCGACCCGGCCGGCGCCACGGACGTCACCATCGCCAACTCCTACGTCATGACGGGCGACGACGGCGTCGCGATCAAGGGCGGCAGCGCGGCCTCGAAGAACATCACCGTCAAGAACAGCCACTTCTACGGTACGCACGGCATATCCATCGGCAGCGAGACGACCAGCGGCGTCAGCAATGTCCTGGTCAGCAACAACACGATCACCGGCACCGACACGCTCGGCAATGCCAGCGCCAGCAGCGTCGGCCTGCGCGTCAAGAGCAGCGCGGCGAACGGCGGCAAGGTCTCGCAGGTCACGTATCTCAGCAACTGCATCACGAAGGTGAAGCAGCCCCTGGTCTTCGACACCCGTTACTCCGGCGGCACCGGCAGCTCCGTACCGTTCTTCACGGGCATCCTCGTCAACGGGGTCCGCTCGACCGCCTCGACCGCCAACGCGAAGTCGGTCCTGACCGGTTACGACGCGGCCCGCCCGCTGGGCCTGACCCTGGCGAACGTCAGCCTCGACACCACGGCGCTGACGGCCTCGTACGCGAGCGTCGGCCTGTACAACACCAATCTGACGCCGTCCGGCACGGGCGTCACCACGAGCACGCTGACGGGCAGTGGCACGGTCCCGACCTGCACGTTCCCGTCGTACCCGGCGCTGTAG
- a CDS encoding Cys-Gln thioester bond-forming surface protein translates to MFTGGAIAGAGAAFADESPNAGGATAKLTGLKTYSTAVIKLNGRSQKVSAGLFEMAVDNGGKIQTYCIDIHQPTKNNAKYQEVPWKSSSLGSNPDAGKVNWILENSYPHVSDLTALAKAAGVSGSLTPQLAAAATQVAIWRLSDAADVTAQDKRANQLADYLQKNAKNSSEPEASLSLNPPAVSGKSGEKLGPITVSTNAGSVQIAAGAGTPAGVKVVDKNGTEVTSVKGGDEVFFDVPAGTDDGTASLTAKASTKIPVGRVFTSGEGNKRSQTQILAGSTESSVTATATANWAAKGPIPAAHAEVNCEVGGVDVTVSNEGDKPFTYTVGDKELTVQPGGSETTTVPVGEDEPYKIVVKGSNGFEQTFEGVLDCETSGTIGGGGDTGGATGGSATGGSDGGSTGETTGETTGETTGETSTGGTDEPGTDEPETENSESPSNEPSPASAGGSTSGTTGGGDLAQTGGSSATPVIGGIALILVALGGGAVFFLRKKKNAAQA, encoded by the coding sequence ATGTTCACCGGTGGTGCGATTGCCGGCGCGGGAGCCGCGTTCGCGGATGAGTCTCCGAACGCCGGGGGCGCTACCGCCAAGCTGACCGGGCTGAAGACCTACAGCACCGCGGTCATCAAGCTGAACGGCCGGAGCCAGAAGGTCTCGGCCGGGCTGTTCGAAATGGCGGTCGACAACGGCGGGAAGATCCAGACCTACTGCATCGACATCCACCAGCCGACCAAGAACAACGCCAAGTACCAGGAAGTCCCCTGGAAGTCCTCTTCCCTCGGATCCAACCCGGACGCCGGGAAGGTCAACTGGATTCTGGAGAACTCCTACCCCCACGTGAGCGACCTCACCGCGCTGGCCAAGGCCGCCGGTGTGAGCGGCTCGCTGACGCCGCAGCTCGCCGCCGCGGCCACGCAGGTCGCCATCTGGCGCCTCTCCGACGCCGCCGATGTGACGGCGCAGGACAAGAGGGCCAACCAGCTGGCCGACTACCTCCAGAAGAACGCCAAGAACTCCTCGGAGCCCGAGGCGTCCCTCAGCCTCAACCCGCCCGCCGTCTCCGGCAAGTCGGGCGAGAAGCTCGGGCCGATCACGGTCAGCACCAACGCGGGCTCCGTACAGATCGCCGCGGGCGCCGGCACCCCGGCCGGCGTCAAGGTCGTCGACAAGAACGGTACGGAGGTGACCAGCGTCAAGGGCGGCGACGAGGTCTTCTTCGACGTTCCCGCCGGCACCGACGACGGCACCGCCTCGCTGACCGCCAAGGCCAGCACCAAGATCCCCGTCGGCCGCGTCTTCACCAGCGGCGAGGGCAACAAGCGCAGCCAGACCCAGATCCTGGCCGGCTCCACCGAGAGCAGTGTGACCGCCACGGCCACCGCCAACTGGGCCGCCAAGGGCCCGATTCCGGCGGCGCACGCCGAGGTCAACTGCGAGGTGGGCGGCGTGGACGTCACCGTCTCCAACGAGGGTGACAAGCCGTTCACATACACCGTCGGCGACAAGGAGCTGACGGTGCAGCCGGGCGGCTCCGAGACCACCACCGTCCCGGTCGGTGAGGACGAGCCGTACAAGATCGTCGTCAAGGGCTCCAACGGCTTCGAGCAGACCTTCGAAGGCGTGCTGGACTGCGAGACCTCCGGCACCATCGGTGGCGGCGGCGACACGGGCGGCGCGACCGGCGGTTCCGCGACCGGCGGTTCGGACGGCGGCTCGACCGGTGAGACCACGGGCGAGACCACCGGTGAGACCACGGGCGAGACCAGCACCGGCGGCACCGACGAGCCGGGCACCGACGAGCCGGAGACCGAGAACTCCGAGTCCCCGTCGAACGAGCCCAGCCCGGCCTCGGCCGGCGGTTCCACCTCCGGCACCACCGGCGGTGGCGACCTCGCCCAGACCGGTGGCAGCAGCGCCACCCCGGTGATCGGCGGTATCGCGCTGATCCTCGTCGCCCTCGGCGGCGGCGCGGTGTTCTTCCTCCGTAAGAAGAAGAACGCGGCCCAGGCGTAG
- a CDS encoding DUF397 domain-containing protein: protein MADLPDAHEGGYLVTSEAVGPYRKSSYSGQQGNCVEVAITDDGGCAVRDSKDQARRPLGFARAQWQIFLAHAKSEAC, encoded by the coding sequence GTGGCAGATCTTCCTGACGCACACGAAGGCGGATACCTCGTGACCTCCGAGGCCGTAGGTCCGTACCGGAAGTCCTCCTATTCCGGGCAGCAGGGCAACTGCGTTGAAGTAGCCATCACGGACGATGGCGGCTGCGCCGTACGTGACAGCAAGGACCAGGCCCGGCGGCCTCTTGGCTTCGCCCGTGCTCAGTGGCAGATCTTCTTGGCGCACGCCAAGTCAGAAGCCTGTTGA
- a CDS encoding DUF397 domain-containing protein, with protein MTAEVVGPYRKSSYSGHNNDCVEVAPTANGCAIRDSKDHARQPLGFARAQWQIFLTHTKADTS; from the coding sequence GTGACCGCTGAGGTGGTAGGCCCTTACCGGAAGTCGTCCTACTCGGGCCACAACAACGACTGCGTCGAGGTAGCTCCCACGGCCAATGGCTGTGCCATACGCGACAGCAAGGACCACGCCCGACAGCCTCTCGGCTTCGCCCGTGCCCAGTGGCAGATCTTCCTGACGCACACGAAGGCGGATACCTCGTGA
- a CDS encoding helix-turn-helix domain-containing protein has translation MHDYLDRVTGHQTAPGRADLGASGEGGNEMPAGGKPTVRSRRFGRKMQRHRVGAGFDQAQAAQFIHGSRSKISRMEDGITTARPAEVLLLLDRYGITDETERDHLVWLAKNSGHRGWWLNFPELSDGYRDHISLEDDATFIRGWQTVLVPGLLQTAGYAEQTSMLAPNRVPPDVVAQFVKVREGRQAKIEEGGTSYAAIIWEPIVTLPLVPEDVHREQLEHLLKVGKRSNVSIQVLPVSAGVKAGISYPFSSFSFESQPTVEAVAIDNLRGASILEGVDDLTAYASAFDQLRSEALSPDASARLIRRVLRSSKEEAS, from the coding sequence GTGCATGATTACCTCGATCGTGTGACGGGCCACCAAACGGCGCCCGGCCGTGCAGACTTGGGCGCGAGCGGAGAGGGAGGCAACGAGATGCCCGCAGGTGGAAAGCCGACGGTGCGCAGCAGGCGATTCGGTCGCAAGATGCAGCGGCACAGGGTCGGTGCCGGGTTCGACCAGGCGCAGGCGGCGCAGTTCATCCATGGATCGCGATCCAAGATCAGCCGCATGGAGGACGGGATCACCACGGCCAGGCCGGCGGAAGTGCTGCTCCTGCTGGACCGGTACGGCATCACGGACGAGACGGAGCGCGACCACCTGGTGTGGCTGGCGAAGAACTCCGGCCACCGGGGTTGGTGGCTCAACTTCCCGGAACTGTCGGACGGTTACCGCGACCATATTTCGCTGGAGGATGACGCGACGTTCATCCGGGGCTGGCAAACCGTCCTGGTTCCGGGGCTGTTGCAGACCGCTGGGTACGCGGAACAGACGTCCATGCTCGCGCCCAATCGCGTTCCGCCGGACGTGGTGGCGCAGTTCGTCAAGGTGCGCGAGGGGCGGCAGGCCAAGATCGAAGAGGGTGGCACCAGCTATGCGGCCATCATCTGGGAGCCCATCGTGACGCTGCCGCTGGTACCGGAGGATGTGCACCGGGAGCAGTTGGAGCACCTCCTCAAGGTGGGGAAGCGGAGCAATGTCTCCATTCAGGTGCTCCCCGTCTCGGCCGGGGTGAAGGCAGGCATCAGCTACCCGTTCTCCTCATTCTCTTTCGAGAGCCAGCCCACCGTGGAAGCCGTCGCCATTGACAACCTGCGGGGTGCGTCGATCCTTGAAGGGGTGGACGATCTAACGGCTTACGCGAGTGCGTTCGACCAACTACGATCGGAAGCTCTGTCACCGGATGCGAGCGCCCGGCTCATCCGGCGAGTACTGCGGAGCAGCAAGGAAGAAGCATCGTGA
- a CDS encoding ATP-binding protein, whose product MPTTLSAEPLRATFRIPKRKKHVPAVRARVTETLAAWGLEQLAPDVELVVSELVTNAVVHCRVSFAEVEVTLHVDWGELVLEVSDPDRTRLPQLGTGCPEDGEGGRGLLLVAALAGSWGCRELEYGKCVWARFEAGRNGAGGSV is encoded by the coding sequence ATGCCCACAACCCTTTCCGCGGAGCCGCTTCGCGCCACCTTCCGCATTCCGAAACGCAAGAAGCACGTGCCGGCCGTACGGGCCCGGGTCACGGAAACCTTGGCGGCCTGGGGGCTCGAACAGCTTGCCCCGGACGTCGAGTTGGTGGTGTCAGAGCTGGTCACGAACGCCGTCGTCCACTGCCGCGTGAGCTTCGCCGAGGTCGAGGTGACGCTGCATGTGGACTGGGGCGAGCTGGTGCTGGAGGTCTCCGACCCCGACCGCACGAGGCTGCCGCAGCTCGGCACGGGGTGTCCCGAGGACGGGGAGGGCGGGCGCGGGCTGCTGCTGGTTGCCGCGCTGGCCGGCTCGTGGGGGTGCCGGGAGCTGGAGTACGGGAAGTGCGTGTGGGCACGGTTCGAGGCAGGCCGGAACGGCGCCGGGGGCTCGGTGTGA